A window of Companilactobacillus allii genomic DNA:
ACTCCTTGGGTAACTGACAAGACTAAGGATTATAATGGAGTGACATATCATAGAGTCGCTACTAACGAATGGGTAAGCAGTGAATATATTGTATAAATTAGTTTGAAAAAAATAGACTCAACAAAATCTTAATTGATTTTGTTGAGTCTATTTTTCCTAATTATTATTTTTCATCAAAGACATCATCATCGTCTTCTATTTTCAACAAATGAGGTTTGCCATAATAATATCCTTGGCGAAGATCAATCTGTAATGAATCAGCTAACTTGTCATCTTCTGCGTTCTCAATTCCTTCAAGAATCAAGCGAAGATTATGTTCTTTAGCATAGTCACGCCAAAAAACAACTTTACTTTCAATGTCAGGATCTCTGAATTTTTCTTTGAAATTCTGTAAGGCAAACTTGATTTCTTTTGCCATAGGAACAAGTGGTTTGATGTGGTCTAACTTATTCTCTCCAGTGCCGACATCGTCTAGACTAAAGTCCATTCCATAATCGATGAATTGATTGATCAATGGAATCATCTCTTCGTTAGTCCATTTCTCATCACCAGGTTCCTCGGTTAACTCGACTACTAACTTGAGTGGACGTAGTTGAAGTTGAGACTTTATAATGGCCTTTCTTACTTCAGGATTCATTAGTTGTGTTCTGTTGATATTGACAGAAACAGAACCGATCTTAAGTGAAAGTCTCAAAGTAGTTGCCATTAACACTTCAGCCATTATGTGAGAAGGTATGTCTGAGAAGTGAAGTGGAGGACGCCAACCTTCTGGTGTTTTCTTCTTCATCAACAATTCATACCCGATAAGTGTATTTGTATATTTATTTAACTGTGGTTGGATGAAATATCTGTACATATGTTCCCCCTAAAATAATATCTATCATATATTATACAATAATGATCAATAATTATCGCCTAATGTAAGTTTCATGTCGTGATGCAGGATACCAGCTTCGGTATACTGATCACCAATGACTTTAAATCCAAGCTT
This region includes:
- a CDS encoding EAL domain-containing protein: MYRYFIQPQLNKYTNTLIGYELLMKKKTPEGWRPPLHFSDIPSHIMAEVLMATTLRLSLKIGSVSVNINRTQLMNPEVRKAIIKSQLQLRPLKLVVELTEEPGDEKWTNEEMIPLINQFIDYGMDFSLDDVGTGENKLDHIKPLVPMAKEIKFALQNFKEKFRDPDIESKVVFWRDYAKEHNLRLILEGIENAEDDKLADSLQIDLRQGYYYGKPHLLKIEDDDDVFDEK